One Caenibius sp. WL genomic window, TCGGCACGGTCGGCGTCACCGCCGGCGCATCCGCCCCGGAAGTGCTGGTGCGCGAAGTGATCGAACGGCTGGGCGAATGGCGCACGGTGGAGGAACACACGCACGTTTCGGCCGAAGAACGCATGATTTTCAAACTGCCCCGGCAGCTTACGGAATAAGGCCCGATCCATGGCCGTTTACACGCATCTCAGCGCAGAAGACCTCGCCGCTCTGATCCGGGAATACGATGTCGGCGAACTGGTTTCCGCCAAAGGCATCGCCGAAGGCGTTTCCAATTCCAACTGGCTGATCGAAACCACCGGCAAGGACGGCGGCGGATCGCGCTTCATCCTGACGATGTACGAACGCCGCATCGATCTCAAGGAACTGCCGTTCTTCCTCGGCCTGCTCGATCATCTCGCGGCCAGGGGCTGCCCCGTCCCGCGCACCATCCATGACCGGCGGAACCAAGCCTATCGCATGCTGGGCGAAAAGGCGGTGGCGCTGATCGAATTTCTCCCCGGCGTCTCGGTCGATCACCCGGAAGCGGAACAGGCCCGGTCCGTGGGCGCGGCGCTGGCAGGGGTTCACCTCGCTTCCGCCGATTTCGCCGCCACCCGCGCCAACGGGCTCAGCCTGCCGAGCTGGCAGGACCTGGCCGACGATTGCGGCGAAGCGGGGCTCGCCTCCATCGATTCCGCGCTCCCCCGGATCGTGCGCGACGAACTGGCCCATTTGCAGGCGAACTGGCCAGACGCGCTGCCGCAGGCGGTGATCCATGCCGATCTGTTTCCCGATAACGTCCTGATGCTGGGCAGCGAAGTGGGCGGGCTGATCGATTTCTATTTCGCCTGCAACGATATCGCCGCTTACGATCTGGCGGTGACGCACGCGGCCTGGTCGTTCGAGGCGGACGGCACGTTCCGCCCCGCCATCGCCGCCGCGCTGGTCGAAGGCTACAACGCGGTGCGCCCGCTTTCCGCCGCGGAAAACGCCGCTCTGCCGCTGCTGGCGCGCGGGGCCTGCATGCGGTTCATGATGACGCGCGCTTACGACTGGCTGCACACGCCCGCCGATGCCCTGGTCACCCGCAAGGACCCGATGGATTTTGCCCGGCGGCTGCGGTTCTATGCCGAACAGGACGGGGCCGAACAGGGCGGGCAGGCTTTCCCGTTGCCCGCCGAAAAGAGTGACCAGACGGCATGAAACACGTTGAAATCTTTACCGATGGGGCGTG contains:
- the thrB gene encoding homoserine kinase encodes the protein MAVYTHLSAEDLAALIREYDVGELVSAKGIAEGVSNSNWLIETTGKDGGGSRFILTMYERRIDLKELPFFLGLLDHLAARGCPVPRTIHDRRNQAYRMLGEKAVALIEFLPGVSVDHPEAEQARSVGAALAGVHLASADFAATRANGLSLPSWQDLADDCGEAGLASIDSALPRIVRDELAHLQANWPDALPQAVIHADLFPDNVLMLGSEVGGLIDFYFACNDIAAYDLAVTHAAWSFEADGTFRPAIAAALVEGYNAVRPLSAAENAALPLLARGACMRFMMTRAYDWLHTPADALVTRKDPMDFARRLRFYAEQDGAEQGGQAFPLPAEKSDQTA